One Avibacterium avium genomic window carries:
- a CDS encoding IS3 family transposase, protein MLYPNHFSNVVDLEEALREYILYYNELRIKPALNSLSPVQYRAQYLTS, encoded by the coding sequence ATGCTTTACCCGAATCATTTTTCCAATGTCGTGGATCTGGAAGAGGCGCTGCGCGAATATATTCTCTATTATAATGAATTGCGGATTAAACCCGCATTAAACAGTTTGAGCCCTGTGCAATACAGGGCTCAATATTTAACTTCCTAG
- the pstS gene encoding phosphate ABC transporter substrate-binding protein PstS: MLKIFTVLGISMSFLAVAKAQTITGAGASFPYPIYAKWASLYEKETGNRVNYQSIGSGGGQQQIISKTIDFGASDDPMKTSLLEKHQLLQFPAIIGGTVPVINLPEISAGDLKLSGELLADIFLGKIKKWNDPAIAKLNENLALPNKDIIVIYRSDGSGTTFGWTNYLSKVSPEWKEKVGEGKSVKWPVGQGGKGNEGVAAYVGQIKYSVSYVEYAYAKQNNLAWVTLQNKAGKFVAPSKESFTSAAANAKWNEVDNMGVILTNEAGENSWPITAASFILLHKLADKPASTKGVLDFFAWAFSQGQEAASELDYVPLPEAVVQQIKTKWQSEIKDAQGKTVY, encoded by the coding sequence ATGCTGAAGATTTTTACCGTATTAGGCATATCAATGAGTTTCTTGGCGGTGGCAAAAGCCCAAACAATCACTGGCGCGGGTGCTTCATTTCCTTATCCCATTTATGCGAAGTGGGCATCTCTTTATGAAAAAGAAACAGGCAACCGAGTGAATTATCAATCTATTGGCTCTGGTGGCGGACAGCAACAAATCATTTCAAAAACCATTGATTTTGGTGCATCAGATGATCCAATGAAAACCTCGCTTCTTGAAAAACATCAGCTTTTACAATTTCCGGCGATCATTGGTGGAACAGTTCCCGTGATTAATCTGCCTGAGATTTCCGCTGGGGATTTAAAACTCTCAGGCGAATTATTGGCAGACATTTTTTTAGGCAAAATAAAAAAATGGAACGATCCTGCGATTGCCAAGCTGAATGAAAATCTAGCCCTACCTAATAAAGATATTATTGTGATTTATCGTTCAGATGGTTCAGGAACGACATTTGGCTGGACGAATTATTTATCTAAAGTTTCGCCAGAATGGAAAGAAAAAGTTGGCGAAGGCAAATCAGTAAAATGGCCGGTAGGACAAGGCGGTAAAGGCAATGAAGGTGTTGCCGCCTATGTTGGTCAAATTAAATATTCAGTGAGTTATGTGGAATACGCCTATGCCAAACAAAATAACTTGGCTTGGGTAACGCTACAAAATAAAGCAGGGAAATTTGTTGCACCATCAAAAGAAAGCTTTACTTCAGCGGCAGCGAATGCGAAGTGGAATGAAGTGGACAATATGGGCGTGATCTTAACCAATGAAGCAGGCGAAAATTCTTGGCCAATTACGGCGGCAAGTTTTATTTTGTTACATAAACTGGCGGATAAACCTGCATCAACCAAAGGAGTGTTAGACTTTTTTGCTTGGGCATTTAGCCAAGGGCAAGAGGCAGCCAGCGAACTTGATTATGTACCGCTACCAGAAGCTGTTGTTCAGCAAATTAAAACCAAATGGCAATCTGAAATTAAAGATGCACAGGGTAAGACTGTTTATTAA
- the pstC gene encoding phosphate ABC transporter permease subunit PstC — MKNLNAQCSKQKIFEFVFHSLTRFFAFIVLIMLASILLSLIYGSWDSIQQFGLAFLWTDEWNPTQDIYGAIVPIVGTLISALFALIIAVPISFGIATFLIELAPEKLKKPISIAVEMLAAIPSIIYGMWGLFVFVPLFQTYIQPHLIDTLGDIPYLGALFSGAPFGVGLFTAGLVLAIMIIPFIASIMREVFSVVPPMLKESAYGLGATTWEVVWHIVLPYTKTGVIGGIMLGLGRALGETMAITFVIGNSFHLPSSIFSPSTSIASAIANEFNEAAGLQKSSLMELGLILFLITTLVLALSRILIARMTLKEGKR; from the coding sequence ATGAAAAATCTTAATGCTCAATGTAGTAAACAAAAAATCTTTGAATTTGTTTTTCATAGTTTAACCCGATTTTTTGCCTTTATTGTTCTTATTATGCTGGCTTCCATTTTGCTATCGTTAATTTATGGCAGCTGGGATTCAATTCAACAATTTGGCCTTGCCTTTTTATGGACTGATGAATGGAATCCAACGCAAGATATTTATGGTGCCATTGTGCCTATTGTAGGGACGTTGATTTCGGCACTTTTTGCGTTAATCATTGCCGTGCCAATATCTTTTGGGATTGCGACTTTTTTAATTGAGCTTGCGCCAGAGAAATTAAAGAAACCGATTAGCATCGCCGTGGAAATGTTGGCGGCCATTCCTTCCATTATCTATGGAATGTGGGGGCTGTTTGTGTTTGTGCCATTATTTCAAACCTATATTCAACCGCATTTGATTGATACCCTTGGGGATATTCCTTACCTTGGCGCATTATTTTCTGGCGCGCCCTTTGGCGTTGGATTATTCACCGCAGGATTAGTGCTTGCCATTATGATTATCCCATTTATTGCATCAATTATGCGTGAAGTATTCTCTGTTGTTCCACCTATGCTAAAAGAATCCGCGTATGGACTAGGTGCAACCACTTGGGAAGTGGTTTGGCACATTGTATTACCCTACACCAAAACAGGGGTGATAGGGGGAATTATGCTGGGGCTTGGGCGAGCATTGGGGGAAACGATGGCGATTACATTCGTAATAGGAAATTCCTTCCATTTGCCAAGTTCTATTTTTTCACCAAGTACTTCCATCGCCTCAGCAATTGCTAATGAATTTAATGAAGCGGCAGGCCTACAAAAATCTTCATTAATGGAATTAGGATTGATCTTATTCTTAATTACTACTTTGGTACTGGCTTTATCTCGCATTTTAATTGCTCGTATGACCTTAAAAGAAGGAAAACGCTAA
- the pstA gene encoding phosphate ABC transporter permease PstA produces MNNEMTARFKQRKCINNLMIGVAILAVIFGLFWLSWIIITLIIKGIPAFSFELFLEKTPGPGEKGGLLNAIIGSTQMLIVALFIGAPIGVLAGTYLAEYGRFSKLATMTRFLNDILLSAPSIIIGLFIYSIYVAQVNHFSGWAGALALAVIVIPIVVRTTENMLVLIPNNLREAAISLGCPRWKVITMICYKAVKSGILTGILLAVARIAGETAPLLFTALSNQFISFNMNEPMANLPVVIYQYAASPFKDWNELAWAGASLITVFVLSLNIFIRFYFSNKQK; encoded by the coding sequence ATGAATAATGAGATGACCGCGCGTTTTAAACAGCGAAAATGTATCAATAATTTAATGATCGGTGTTGCAATACTGGCGGTGATTTTTGGGTTATTTTGGTTATCTTGGATCATTATCACCTTAATCATAAAAGGGATTCCTGCATTTTCATTTGAATTGTTTTTAGAAAAAACGCCGGGGCCTGGTGAAAAAGGAGGATTGCTTAACGCCATTATTGGCTCGACACAAATGCTCATTGTTGCCTTATTTATCGGCGCACCAATCGGTGTTTTGGCTGGAACTTATTTAGCTGAATATGGCAGATTTAGTAAATTAGCCACAATGACCCGTTTTTTAAATGATATTCTGCTTTCTGCACCATCAATTATTATTGGATTATTTATTTATTCTATTTATGTTGCACAAGTGAATCATTTCTCTGGTTGGGCGGGCGCATTGGCATTAGCTGTAATTGTGATTCCGATTGTGGTGAGAACAACGGAAAATATGCTTGTACTTATTCCGAATAATCTACGCGAAGCAGCAATTTCACTGGGTTGTCCACGTTGGAAAGTGATCACAATGATTTGCTATAAAGCAGTAAAATCAGGGATTCTAACTGGGATTTTATTGGCTGTTGCACGCATTGCAGGGGAAACTGCACCACTACTTTTCACCGCCCTTTCCAATCAATTTATCTCATTTAATATGAACGAGCCGATGGCAAATTTACCGGTTGTGATTTATCAATATGCCGCAAGCCCATTTAAAGATTGGAATGAATTAGCTTGGGCTGGAGCAAGCCTAATTACTGTGTTTGTACTCAGCTTAAATATTTTTATTCGCTTTTATTTTTCGAATAAACAAAAATAG
- the pstB gene encoding phosphate ABC transporter ATP-binding protein PstB yields MLDIKNSKIEVKNLNFYYGDFHALKNINLRIPSNKVTAFIGPSGCGKSTLLRTFNRMFELYPTQKATGGIYLDGDNLLTTKTDIAIIRAKVGMVFQKPTPFPMSIYDNIAFGIKLFEKLSKSEMNDRVEWALTKAALWNEVKDKLNKNGDSLSGGQQQRLCIARSIAIKPDVLLLDEPCSALDPISTMKIEELIFELKQDYTLAIVTHNMQQAARCSDYTAYMYLGELVEFGETKMIFEHPKDKRTEDYIHGRMG; encoded by the coding sequence ATGCTTGACATTAAAAATAGCAAAATTGAAGTAAAAAACTTAAATTTCTATTACGGTGATTTTCACGCCTTGAAAAATATTAATTTACGCATACCAAGCAATAAAGTTACTGCATTTATTGGCCCGTCAGGTTGTGGAAAATCCACACTATTGAGAACATTTAATCGAATGTTTGAGTTATATCCCACACAAAAGGCGACAGGGGGAATTTATTTAGATGGCGATAATTTACTCACAACAAAAACTGATATCGCCATTATTCGTGCTAAAGTTGGTATGGTATTTCAAAAACCTACCCCTTTTCCAATGTCTATTTACGATAATATTGCTTTTGGAATTAAATTATTTGAAAAGTTAAGCAAATCAGAAATGAATGATCGTGTGGAATGGGCATTAACTAAAGCGGCATTATGGAATGAAGTTAAGGATAAATTGAATAAAAATGGCGATAGCTTATCTGGCGGGCAACAACAGCGTTTATGTATTGCAAGAAGCATTGCCATTAAACCTGATGTACTATTGCTAGATGAACCTTGTTCTGCACTTGATCCTATTTCTACAATGAAAATTGAAGAGCTTATTTTTGAATTAAAACAAGATTATACACTTGCGATTGTTACCCATAATATGCAGCAAGCTGCACGCTGTTCTGATTATACGGCCTATATGTATTTAGGTGAATTGGTGGAATTTGGTGAAACTAAAATGATTTTTGAACATCCAAAAGATAAAAGAACAGAAGACTATATTCATGGTAGAATGGGTTAG
- the phoB gene encoding phosphate regulon transcriptional regulator PhoB, whose amino-acid sequence MTTRILVVEDEQAIREMIKLFLEQQGYAIIEACDYQSAVKKIAENPKLILLDWMLPGRSGIQFIHYLKKTPQFGSIPIIMLTARSAEEDCIACLNAGADDYVSKPFSPKVLLARIDALLRRTYEQIPNILNIDGLILDQNAKRVTYQQNQINLSSTEFKLLHFFMQHPEKVYSRAQLLDFIWGNDIYVEDRTVDVYIRRLRKCLEPYGFERYIQTVRGSGYRFSNHFGAMNENETFC is encoded by the coding sequence ATGACAACAAGGATTTTAGTCGTTGAAGATGAACAAGCTATTCGAGAAATGATTAAATTATTTCTTGAACAGCAGGGATATGCCATTATTGAGGCCTGTGATTATCAAAGTGCGGTGAAAAAAATAGCAGAAAATCCTAAATTAATTTTATTAGATTGGATGCTACCTGGACGTTCAGGTATTCAATTTATTCATTACCTGAAAAAAACGCCACAATTTGGTAGTATTCCAATTATTATGCTCACCGCGCGCAGTGCGGAAGAAGATTGCATTGCCTGTTTGAACGCAGGGGCCGATGATTATGTGAGTAAGCCATTTTCACCAAAAGTATTACTTGCCCGCATTGATGCGCTACTGCGTAGAACCTATGAACAAATCCCTAATATATTGAATATAGACGGATTAATTCTTGATCAAAATGCCAAACGTGTTACCTACCAACAAAACCAAATTAATCTAAGTTCCACTGAATTTAAATTGCTCCATTTTTTTATGCAGCACCCTGAGAAAGTATATAGCCGCGCGCAGTTACTTGATTTTATTTGGGGAAATGATATTTATGTGGAAGACAGAACCGTAGATGTTTATATTCGAAGATTGCGTAAATGCTTAGAACCTTACGGTTTTGAACGTTATATACAAACCGTGCGAGGTAGCGGTTATCGTTTTTCCAATCATTTTGGAGCAATGAACGAAAATGAAACTTTCTGCTAA
- the phoR gene encoding phosphate regulon sensor histidine kinase PhoR, whose amino-acid sequence MKLSAKHILLETILLIATAFFFSLFAKDFYFWLIICLIIALIWHHNNEFKLLSLLYPQLESKKRKTILEYILPTQDYWRRKNRKEKIKTLRLLSKLNKHIQYFPEGIIICQKEGEILWCNSAAQEIFSFYWHKKAHKNIFSIIFYPEFKDYFNYSASQHPLVLLTEDQRYIEISANIYDSNNILLIVRDVTQLIRLLHTRQTFLSNVNHELRTPLTVLKGYLELLAETQPADALYNKAIQAMQEQSQRMSHLLDQLSLLAKIEHSNNEHYPVNLSEIIHSLQKNTFILNANSQRLLFDIAPNLTILGDENQLQSAVSNLIYNAIRHAGKNAQIHIRWQPCEDGAIFSVSDNGIGIAEKHLPHLTERFYRVDESRNNQTGGSGLGLAIVKHILEQHHTHLDITSQEGQGSTFSFLINKKYLLDDPAMTKLPKN is encoded by the coding sequence ATGAAACTTTCTGCTAAACATATTTTATTAGAAACGATTTTACTGATTGCAACCGCTTTCTTTTTCAGTTTATTTGCCAAAGATTTTTATTTCTGGTTAATTATTTGTTTAATTATCGCCTTGATTTGGCATCATAATAATGAATTTAAACTGCTTAGCCTTTTATATCCCCAGCTTGAATCAAAAAAAAGAAAAACAATTTTAGAATATATTCTTCCAACACAAGATTATTGGCGGCGAAAAAATCGGAAAGAAAAAATAAAAACCTTAAGGTTGCTCTCAAAATTGAATAAACATATTCAATATTTCCCAGAGGGCATTATCATCTGTCAAAAAGAGGGGGAAATCCTTTGGTGTAACAGCGCAGCACAAGAAATATTTTCTTTCTATTGGCACAAAAAAGCACACAAAAATATTTTTAGCATTATTTTTTATCCTGAGTTTAAAGATTATTTCAATTATTCCGCGTCCCAACACCCTTTGGTTTTATTAACAGAAGACCAGCGTTATATTGAAATTAGCGCTAATATTTATGACAGTAACAACATACTTTTAATTGTGCGCGATGTAACACAATTAATTCGACTTCTTCATACTAGACAAACTTTTTTATCTAATGTAAACCACGAATTGCGTACGCCACTTACTGTATTAAAGGGGTATTTAGAATTATTAGCGGAAACTCAACCAGCCGATGCCTTATATAATAAAGCAATCCAAGCGATGCAAGAACAAAGCCAAAGAATGTCGCACTTGCTTGATCAATTAAGTCTTCTGGCAAAAATTGAACATTCTAATAATGAACATTACCCCGTTAATTTATCCGAAATCATTCATTCATTACAAAAAAACACCTTTATACTGAATGCCAATTCTCAGCGATTACTATTTGATATTGCACCTAATTTAACAATTCTGGGTGATGAAAATCAGCTACAAAGTGCAGTTTCAAATTTAATCTATAATGCCATTCGGCACGCAGGGAAAAATGCACAAATTCACATCCGCTGGCAACCTTGTGAAGACGGCGCAATATTTAGCGTATCAGACAATGGTATCGGCATTGCAGAAAAACATCTCCCCCATCTAACCGAACGCTTCTACCGCGTTGATGAATCGCGTAATAACCAAACGGGCGGCAGTGGATTAGGCCTAGCCATTGTTAAACATATCCTCGAACAACACCACACCCATTTAGATATCACAAGCCAAGAAGGGCAGGGCAGCACCTTTTCTTTTTTAATTAATAAGAAATATTTGCTTGATGATCCCGCTATGACAAAACTCCCCAAAAACTAA
- the htpG gene encoding molecular chaperone HtpG — MNKNQETRGFQSEVKQLLQLMIHSLYSNKEIFLRELISNASDAADKLRFKALSAPELYEGDGDLKVRISFDEEKGTITISDNGIGMTREQVIDHLGTIAKSGTKEFLTALGAEQAKDSQLIGQFGVGFYSAFIVADKVTVKTRAAGVPADQGVLWESNGDGEYTVADIEKKDRGTEITLHLREEDKGFTNAWRLREIISKYSDHIGLPVEILSKEYDDEGKETGVKWEKINKAQALWTRSKGEISDEEYKEFYKHLSHDFADPLLWAHNKVEGNQEYTSLLYVPSKAPWDLFNRDHKQGLKLYVQRVFIMDDAEQFMPNYLRFMRGLIDSNDLPLNVSREILQDNKVTAALRKSLTKRSLQMLEKLAKDNPEQYLQFWKEFGLVLKEGVAEDVANREQIARLYRFASTHNDSSEQTVSLQDYVSRMKEGQKAIYYITADSYIAAKNSPHLELFNKKGIEVLLLSDRIDEWMVSYLTEFDGKPLQPITKSDLDLGDLADQEQEEQKAQDEAFGAFVERVKTLLGDRVKAVRLTHRLTDTPAVVSTDNDQMTTQMAKLFAMSGQLVPEVKYTFELNPDHSLVKKVAEMTDDAAFANWVELLLEQAMFAERGSLENPTAFIKRVNELLS, encoded by the coding sequence ATGAACAAAAATCAAGAAACTCGTGGATTTCAATCTGAAGTTAAACAATTACTTCAATTAATGATCCACTCACTTTACTCGAATAAAGAAATCTTTCTGCGTGAGCTAATCTCAAATGCCTCTGATGCAGCGGACAAGCTGCGTTTTAAGGCACTTTCTGCACCTGAATTATATGAAGGTGATGGCGATTTAAAAGTGCGCATTAGTTTTGATGAAGAAAAAGGCACAATCACCATTAGCGATAACGGAATTGGAATGACGCGTGAGCAGGTGATCGATCATTTAGGGACGATTGCGAAATCAGGAACAAAAGAATTTTTGACCGCACTTGGGGCGGAGCAAGCGAAAGACAGCCAGCTTATCGGGCAATTTGGTGTCGGTTTTTATTCTGCCTTTATTGTGGCGGATAAAGTTACCGTGAAAACCCGTGCAGCAGGTGTGCCAGCCGATCAAGGCGTGTTGTGGGAATCTAATGGCGATGGTGAATATACCGTAGCCGATATTGAGAAAAAAGATCGTGGTACAGAAATCACCTTGCATTTGCGTGAAGAGGATAAAGGATTTACCAACGCGTGGCGTTTGCGTGAAATCATCAGCAAATATTCCGATCATATTGGCTTGCCAGTTGAAATTCTAAGCAAAGAATATGATGATGAAGGCAAAGAAACCGGCGTGAAATGGGAAAAGATCAACAAAGCCCAAGCCTTGTGGACACGCTCAAAAGGCGAAATCTCTGATGAAGAATATAAAGAATTTTACAAACATTTAAGCCACGATTTTGCCGATCCGCTTTTATGGGCGCACAATAAAGTAGAAGGAAATCAAGAATATACCAGCTTGCTTTATGTGCCGTCTAAAGCCCCTTGGGATCTCTTTAACCGTGATCACAAACAAGGTTTGAAGCTCTATGTGCAACGTGTGTTTATTATGGACGATGCGGAACAATTTATGCCGAATTATCTGCGTTTTATGCGTGGTTTAATTGATAGCAATGATTTACCGCTCAATGTTTCTCGTGAAATTTTGCAAGATAACAAAGTAACCGCCGCCTTGCGCAAATCGCTTACCAAGCGTTCATTACAAATGTTAGAAAAATTAGCGAAAGACAATCCAGAGCAATATTTACAATTTTGGAAAGAATTTGGCTTGGTGTTAAAAGAAGGCGTGGCGGAAGATGTAGCTAACCGCGAGCAAATTGCCCGTTTATATCGTTTTGCTTCAACGCATAATGATAGCAGCGAGCAAACCGTTTCCTTGCAAGATTATGTTTCGCGAATGAAAGAAGGGCAAAAAGCCATTTATTACATCACGGCAGATAGCTATATTGCGGCGAAAAATAGCCCGCACTTGGAGCTGTTTAATAAGAAAGGCATTGAAGTGTTGTTGCTTTCTGATCGTATTGATGAATGGATGGTAAGTTATCTCACCGAATTTGATGGCAAGCCATTGCAGCCAATCACCAAATCCGATCTTGATTTAGGCGATTTAGCGGATCAAGAACAGGAAGAACAAAAGGCACAAGATGAAGCCTTTGGTGCTTTCGTTGAACGCGTGAAAACTTTATTGGGGGATCGCGTGAAAGCAGTGCGTTTAACCCATCGTTTAACGGATACCCCAGCGGTGGTTTCAACGGATAACGATCAAATGACCACACAAATGGCGAAATTGTTTGCAATGAGTGGGCAGCTAGTGCCAGAAGTGAAATATACCTTTGAGCTAAATCCAGACCATTCGTTAGTGAAAAAAGTGGCGGAGATGACAGACGATGCAGCCTTTGCAAATTGGGTGGAATTACTGCTTGAACAAGCAATGTTTGCGGAGCGCGGATCGCTGGAAAATCCAACCGCATTCATTAAACGTGTAAATGAGTTGTTATCTTAA
- a CDS encoding DUF5339 family protein produces the protein MKKFIVVISLLLSACSSVLNVTQSAKLANSCQTYFNILDENVATSTLPAETLQALQQDFAQYRKEFTKLSAEKQEQFCRARLARFQH, from the coding sequence ATGAAAAAATTTATTGTCGTTATCAGCTTATTGTTATCTGCTTGTAGTTCAGTGCTGAATGTTACTCAATCGGCTAAATTAGCTAACAGCTGCCAAACCTATTTCAATATTTTAGATGAGAATGTTGCCACTTCCACCTTACCAGCGGAAACCTTGCAGGCATTGCAACAGGATTTTGCGCAATATCGCAAAGAATTTACAAAACTCTCTGCTGAGAAACAAGAACAATTCTGCCGTGCGCGTTTGGCACGTTTTCAACATTAA